The genomic interval TCTTTTAGGCTGTGCCCTGTTGGCGCTTGCCCTCACCGGTCTGGGTGTCGTCGCGGAAGAAGCGCCGCTGAAACTGGGAATCATCGGATTGGATACGTCCCACGTCATCGCTTTCACCCAAGTGCTAAATGATCCGGACAATGCCAATCATGTGCCCGGCGCTCGGGTGGTGGCAGCCTTTAAGGGCGGCAGCCCGGACCTTGAATCGAGCGCATCCCGCGTGGACGGTTACACGAAACAGCTGGAAAAAGAATTCAACGTGGAAATCGTGCCTACCATTGAAGCACTGTGCGACAAGGTGGACGCCATTTTATTGAATAGTGTGGATGGCCGTCGTCATCTCGAACAAGTGAAGCCCGTCTTTAAGGCAGGCAAACGCGTTTTTATCGATAAGCCTTTGGGCGGTTCACTGGCCGATGCCAAAGCTATTGTCGCATTAAGCAAGGAAAGCGGCGTACCCTTTTTCAGTACGTCCTCTTATCGTTTTTACGAAAGTCTTCAGGAATTGA from Candidatus Hydrogenedentota bacterium carries:
- a CDS encoding Gfo/Idh/MocA family oxidoreductase, producing MFVRLLGCALLALALTGLGVVAEEAPLKLGIIGLDTSHVIAFTQVLNDPDNANHVPGARVVAAFKGGSPDLESSASRVDGYTKQLEKEFNVEIVPTIEALCDKVDAILLNSVDGRRHLEQVKPVFKAGKRVFIDKPLGGSLADAKAIVALSKESGVPFFSTSSYRFYESLQELKNKDVGELRGAISYGPAHLDQTHPDLFWYGVHPTEALYTLMGVGCEMVTCTKTDQFHVVTGRWSDGRVGTLYGLRTGATPHKVIVFGTKGVEEQQGSGNYAPMVREIVQFFRTGVVPVSPEETLEIFAFMEAAHESARRDGAPVSIMEMLAD